A stretch of Toxoplasma gondii ME49 chromosome V, whole genome shotgun sequence DNA encodes these proteins:
- a CDS encoding dynein light chain, putative (encoded by transcript TGME49_285350): protein MKSSGGTTCAKAIQIIEEKTGQSHALTVDLNAGATAVEAEEVKLICMLPPIEKMDNSLNTLTACRHLSLSTNCIEKMINLPNLKNLQILSLARNQIKRISGLEEVGQTLRELWLSYNQIERLDGLQPCVKLEVLYMSNNRVKGWEEVEKLAALPTIVNVLFKGNPFYEAVVRKVLGRIVLHHLARRRVVGIGRDLTLFIGRACVAALGLLLLRMMSARKCSGGYRS from the exons ATGAAATCTTCTGGAGGGACTACGTGCGCGAAGGCGATACAAATTAttgaagagaaaacaggtcAGTC TCATGCTTTAACTGTCGACCTTAATGCAGGAGCGACGGCTgtcgaagcggaagaagttAAATTGATATGCATGTTACCGCCGATCGAAAAGATGGACAATTCTTTGAATACCTTGACAGCATGTCGGCATCTTTCCCTTTCAACCAACTGTATCGAAAAGATGATAAACTTGCCAAACTTAA AGAACCTGCAAATCCTTTCCCTTGCCCGCAATCAAATCAAGCGAATTAGTGGCCTGGAGGAAGTTGGTCAGACTTTACGCGAGCTCTGGCTGTCCTACAATCAGATTGAAAGACTTGACGGCCTGCAACCGTGTGTGAAACTAGAGGTTCTGTACATGTCTAACAATAGAGTGAAGGGTTGGGAAGAGGTAGAAAAGTTG GCCGCTCTCCCCACCATTGTTAATGTCCTCTTCAAGGGGAATCCTTTTTATGAGGCAGTGGTAAGGAAAGTTTTGGGTAGAATAGTGCTGCACCACTTAGCCCGACGCAGAGTTGTTGGCATTGGGCGCGACCTTACACTTTTCATCGGTAGGGCCTGTGTCGCAGCGCTGGGACTGTTACTCCTCAGGATGATGTCCGCTCGCAAATGCTCCGGCGGCTACCGAAGCTAG
- a CDS encoding hypothetical protein (encoded by transcript TGME49_285300), producing MKRSIYSNAERLQILRDTDNFCVKDAARMAGVTTFTIRHWRRNRTKYLSGPPDERRCVEIVPLAQFEAAVIQMLEGQKGRRMRCSHQELIRKVKSLSKQYRLRKGIDLLSWIDRFMQRQRPSLKNKLLCNGAAARIPKEPRSTKNVATRLSIKPVKRRVLQPPETLTRMVLRRRMPSGKEELDREPSEPDPTTDTPRSESLSDILLGIADAVSLLSSPLPTHEELVKLEQESNQERRNERFDENSLSPNDIVRDLHCTDASASFTSSPWPFVSVAPDPWTHSSSTCSCLCRYQTGN from the exons ATGAAGAGAAGCATTTACtcgaacgcagagaggctgCAGATTTTGAGGGATACAGATAATTTCTGTGTCAAAGATGCCGCTAGGATGGCAGGTGTCACTACATTCACGATACGGCACTGGAGGCGGAACAGAACAAAGTATCTGTCAGGACCGCCAGATGAACGTCGATGCGTCGAAATAGTTCCGTTAGCTCAGTTCGAAGCAGCAGTCATTCAAATGCTTGAAGGtcagaaagggagacgaatGAGATGTTCACACCAAGAGCTGATCCG GAAAGTAAAATCTCTGTCAAAACAGTACCGACTCCGTAAAGGGATAGATTTGCTGTCCTGGATCGATCGATTCATGCAGCGTCAACGACCATCACTGAAGAACAAGTTACTCTGTAATGGAGCTGCCGCTCGCATCCCGAAGGAACCACGGTCgacaaaaaacgtcgcgACCAGATTGTCAATTAAGCCTGTGAAGAGACGCGTTCTACAGCCACCCGAAACCTTGACGAGGATGGTGCTGAGGAGAAGGATGCCCTCTGGAAAAGAGGAGCTTGACCGGGAGCCAAGTGAACCAGATCCAACAACTGACACGCCCCGCTCAGAAAGCTTGTCTGATATTCTACTAGGTATTGCTGATGCTGTGTCGTTGCTTTCCAGTCCGCTGCCTACTCATGAGGAACTGGTCAAGCTGGAGCAGGAGTCCAATCAAGAACGACGAAACGAAAGATTCGACGAAAACTCTTTATCGCCGAACGACATTGTCCGGGATTTACACTGCACGGACGCATCAGCATCCTTCACTTCCAGCCCATGGCCGTTCGTTTCGGTCGCCCCGGATCCCTGGACTCACTCTTCGTCTACCTGTTCCTGCCTGTGCCGGTACCAGACTGGAAATTGA
- a CDS encoding hypothetical protein (encoded by transcript TGME49_285290~Signal peptide predicted by SignalP 2.0 HMM (probability 0.629) with cleavage site probability 0.373 at residue 35~Predicted trans-membrane domain (TMHMM2.0):19-42:45-68:80-103) → MCICAPFKRLPLKCRASTLYFFPLFYCCFLVGSLALLPSPFVNRPLFSSCCLAFAFLNLLTSVVGQVGIFKRMDAALRGTLVLLMMENLMIFFIGVFLLVHLFSIRPAALFSTDKLAASVRTELMEGSGAFQQDHAFDDDDVLHPTSRLTGECLLKFSVETRWWVATVASGALVVCSTITSLCLRAVAEFQAELDAEAFVEDARHLRDSERMLLLQASKEYGPEHRASFLRGSDSFRQCRESASREGSPRGESGEERSIPHKLAQESMQLPHEQTLPSSRKASTSPGRQCAGDDGADPSTPSGLHEDAHQIETVDEEEGRV, encoded by the coding sequence ATGTGCATCTGTGCTCCATTCAAGCGTCTTCCACTAAAATGCAGGGCGTCGACTCTCTACTTCTTCCCTCTATTTTACTGCTGCTTTCTTGTCGGCTCATTGGCTCTGCTACCTTCGCCCTTTGTCAATCGtccccttttctccagcTGTTGCTTAGCCTTTGCCTTCCTCAACCTTCTCACTTCCGTAGTCGGTCAGGTGGGCATTTTTAAGCGTATGGATGCCGCGCTTCGCGGCACACTGGTTCTCTTGATGATGGAAAATCTCATGATTTTCTTTATTGGAGTATTTCTGCTCGTACACTTATTTTCAATTCGTCCagccgctctcttctctacCGACAAATTAGCCGCCAGTGTACGGACAGAGCTGATGGAAGGATCAGGTGCCTTTCAGCAGGACCACGCATTCGATGATGATGATGTACTCCACCCAACGTCTAGACTCACAGGAGAGTGCCTCCTCAAGTTTTCTGTTGAGACAAGGTGGTGGGTTGCCACGGTCGCGAGCGGGGCACTCGTGGTCTGCAGCACCATTACTTCGCTCTGTCTTCGCGCGGTGGCAGAGTTCCAAGCAGAGCTGGACGCTGAAGCTTTTGTCGAAGATGCAAGGCACctgagagacagcgaacgcATGTTGCTGCTTCAAGCATCAAAGGAATACGGGCCTGAACACAGGGCATCATTTCTTCGTGGCAGCGATAGCTTTAGGCAGTGCAGAGAAAGTGCCTCACGGGAAGGCAGTCCCCGAGGAGAGTctggcgaagaaagaagtaTTCCGCACAAGCTTGCGCAGGAATCCATGCAGCTGCCGCATGAACAAACACTGCCAAGCAGCCGTAAAGCCTCAACTAGCCCAGGGAGGCAGTGTGCAGGCGATGACGGAGCCGATCCTTCAACCCCATCTGGGCTACATGAAGATGCACATCAGATCGAGACCGttgatgaagaagagggccGCGTTTGA